Proteins from a single region of Apostichopus japonicus isolate 1M-3 chromosome 21, ASM3797524v1, whole genome shotgun sequence:
- the LOC139962977 gene encoding flavin reductase (NADPH)-like isoform X1, translated as MGTENVLIEQMQTIFRRNQANNPFIYGKSTRNQRIEAWWAMLRKHCSQCWMELFQALYDEGHFCGDSLDQELIRFCFLEIIQENYTSMKLVIVGATGATGLCLVQQAVDAGHDVTAVMRNTDNFPIQHENLKVVKGSIYSVDSLSEHFQGCDAVMSCLGTKTLRNVKLYSESAKFIFDAMRQANVSRFIVMTSWCTSVNRQDRGPFMMEWIYKGTFLRSLLKDMARMEKYIEESCSDINYSVVRPPQLGDGSVTDKEFHTAFDRFYVPGAGYPKISRADVARFMLLCLTTDKYDKKMVAIRV; from the exons ATGGGAACGGAAAATGTGCTCATAGAACAAATGCAGACTATCTTTAGACGAAACCAAGCAAACAATCCATTTATATATGGCAAAAGCACCCGAAACCAACGAATTGAAGCATGGTGGGCTATGCTAAGAAAGCACTGCTCTCAGTGTTGGATGGAATTGTTTCAAGCCCTGTACGACGAGGGGCACTTTTGTGGAGACTCTTTGGACCAGGAACTTATCCGATTCTGTTTTTTAGAAATTATTCAG GAAAATTATACCAGTATGAAGTTGGTGATCGTTGGAGCCACTGGTGCTACGGGACTTTGCCTCGTACAACAGGCGGTGGACGCTGGACATGACGTCACAGCAGTTATGAGAAATACCGACAACTTTCCAATTCAACATGAAAACTTAAAG GTCGTTAAGGGAAGTATATATTCTGTGGACTCCTTGTCAGAACATTTCCAGGGCTGTGATGCTGTTATGTCTTGTCTTGGCACTAAAACGCTCCGTAACGTGAAATTATACTCGGAGAGCGCCAAGTTTATCTTTGATGCAATGAGACAAGCCAACGTGTCAAGGTTCATCGTCATGACCTCTTGGTGTACATCAG TAAACCGACAAGATCGAGGTCCttttatgatggaatggatctatAAAGGAACTTTTCTGAGGAGCCTTCTGAAGGACATGGCTCGCATGGAAAAGTATATAGAGGAATCCTGCTCAGATATTAACTACTCGGTGGTTCGACCTCCCCAACTAGGCGACGGGTCTGTAACAG ATAAAGAATTCCATACTGCGTTTGATAGATTTTATGTTCCGGGTGCTGGCTATCCCAAGATTTCCAGAGCCGACGTAGCAAGGTTTATGCTCCTGTGTCTGACAACTGACAAATATGACAAGAAGATGGTAGCAATAAGGGTCTGA
- the LOC139962977 gene encoding flavin reductase (NADPH)-like isoform X2, giving the protein MFDMLSLTRENYTSMKLVIVGATGATGLCLVQQAVDAGHDVTAVMRNTDNFPIQHENLKVVKGSIYSVDSLSEHFQGCDAVMSCLGTKTLRNVKLYSESAKFIFDAMRQANVSRFIVMTSWCTSVNRQDRGPFMMEWIYKGTFLRSLLKDMARMEKYIEESCSDINYSVVRPPQLGDGSVTDKEFHTAFDRFYVPGAGYPKISRADVARFMLLCLTTDKYDKKMVAIRV; this is encoded by the exons atgtttgacatgttatcgttgaccagg GAAAATTATACCAGTATGAAGTTGGTGATCGTTGGAGCCACTGGTGCTACGGGACTTTGCCTCGTACAACAGGCGGTGGACGCTGGACATGACGTCACAGCAGTTATGAGAAATACCGACAACTTTCCAATTCAACATGAAAACTTAAAG GTCGTTAAGGGAAGTATATATTCTGTGGACTCCTTGTCAGAACATTTCCAGGGCTGTGATGCTGTTATGTCTTGTCTTGGCACTAAAACGCTCCGTAACGTGAAATTATACTCGGAGAGCGCCAAGTTTATCTTTGATGCAATGAGACAAGCCAACGTGTCAAGGTTCATCGTCATGACCTCTTGGTGTACATCAG TAAACCGACAAGATCGAGGTCCttttatgatggaatggatctatAAAGGAACTTTTCTGAGGAGCCTTCTGAAGGACATGGCTCGCATGGAAAAGTATATAGAGGAATCCTGCTCAGATATTAACTACTCGGTGGTTCGACCTCCCCAACTAGGCGACGGGTCTGTAACAG ATAAAGAATTCCATACTGCGTTTGATAGATTTTATGTTCCGGGTGCTGGCTATCCCAAGATTTCCAGAGCCGACGTAGCAAGGTTTATGCTCCTGTGTCTGACAACTGACAAATATGACAAGAAGATGGTAGCAATAAGGGTCTGA